The region TAAAGGCACTGAAACCGAAATCTGCTCCCTCATTGCAAATGAcggtatagacaaaaggttgatatccaggatctataaagaactcctcaaactcaacacacacaaaacagataatcatatccaaaaaatgggcagaagatatgaacagacacttctccaatgaagacatacaaatggctatcagacacatgaaaaaatgctcatcatcactagctatcagggagattcaaattaaaaccacattgagataccacctgacaccagttagaatgaccaaaattagcaagacaggaaacaacatgtgttggagaggttgtggagaaaggggaaccctcttacactgttggtgggaatgcatcttggtgcagccactttggaggacagtgtggagattcctcaagaaattaaaaatagaacttccctatgaccctgcaattgcactactaggtatttaccccaaagatacagatgtagtgaaaagaagagccatctgtaccccaatgtttatagcagcaatggccacggtcgccaaactgtggaaagaaccaagatgcccttcaacggatgaatggataaggaagatatggtccatatacacgttggagtattatgcctccatcagaaaggatgaatacccaacttttgtagcaacatggacatgactggaagagattatgctgagtgaaataagttaagcagagagagtatGTATCATACTCTCATCACTCATACTCATCATCAtcatagtcaagtatcatatggtttcacttatttgtggagcataacaaataacatggaggacatggggagatggagaggagaagggagttgaggggaaattggaaggggagatgaaccatgagagactatggactctgaaaaacaacctgagggttttgaatgggcggggggtgggaggttggggaaccaggtggtaggtaatagggagggcacatattgcatagagcacagggtgtggttcaaaaacaatgaatactgttacgctgaaaagaaattttttaaaaagtgaaaaaaaataaaaaatcacttaGAAAAGTGTTAAAGATGCAGTAGCCTAGACTGAGACGCCCTCGATGCTATCAAATCATCAGAGGAACTGGAAAAGAACTTTGTGTGAGAAATAAAATCCTGCCCATGGAAGAGGGGGACTTGGTGTTCTTTAAATGCTGCTAGAATGCACCCTCTCAAATCACCTCACATACCATGACTGGACATGCCCCACTCTCTAGGAATTTTTTTAtgccaatgaaaacaaaatattcaaacaGCACCAGCTATAAGTCTCTACATCCAACCCCACATTAGAGACAGTCATAGCAATACAAAGTCCACTGGTTACCTCACCAGGATAaaggccatctttttttttttttaagattttatttatttatttgtttgtttgtttatttatttatttatttatttatttatttgacagcgagagagagagagatcacaagtaggcagagaggcaggcagagagagagagagggaagcaggctccctgccgagcagagagcccaatgtgcgacttgatcccaggacccctaagatcatgacctgagccgagcagcggcccaacccactgagccatccaggcgccccgataaaggccatctttgaaaaagtgatgatgaacatgatACTCAgtgatgaaagagaaaatgccttttccttaagatcagaaacaaggtaAAGATCCCCACTTTTACCACTTCTACTCACCACAGAATCGGAAAATTCTAGCCAGACCTattaggcaggaaaaagaaataaacggcatccagactggaaaggaagaagaaaaatcactccTGCTTGCATTCTTATACGTAGAATGCCCTAAAGATTCcagtacacatgcacacacacacaattaacaTATTAGACTTAATTAATTCATCCAAGTTGTAGGATACAcaatcaacattcaaaaatcacttGCATTCCCTTGCACTACCAATGAACaacctgaaaaagaaattcagaaacaattccacttacaataacatgaaaaagaataaaatatttaggaataaacttaaccaagaaggtgaaaggcTTGTACACTGTGTTTAAAAAGAGACAGCATGCCCCAAAGGGGGTCACTTGTACTAAACCCCAACATCAGCAAACCAAGATCGAACACCTAAACTAACCACCATTTCAACCCCCCAGGAATGCAAACTTTAACCAGTCACCATGGAATTAGAAGGTCAGCACTAAAGAGATGATTCACCCATTTGACTCCTTCTGTTCCCCATAAGAAGGTGACCTCCTCTAAGACAAGGCATTCTTTGgtaatcatttcctttttccacTCCCTTTCcacctttaaaaacctttcctttccCACAGCTCAGCAGAGTTCCTTTCTACTTGCTAGAGGGGATGCTGCCTGTCTCCTGAATTGCTGAGTAAAGCCACTTTGATGTTTAAATGGACTCGGGTGAATCTTCCTGTTTCACAGATTTGATGGCACCACTGGGACCGCAGGAGACTTCCAAGAGCTTCAGGGACAAGAAACACAGGCAAGGTACCCCACAGACCCTTTGAGTTCACGGCCTTCTTCATCACTTCCAAGGGCTGTGGGTAGGCTCACAGTTGATTCTGAGATCCACTCTCTTTGGGTCAAGCTCAGAGCATTCGTCCAGCTTTGGGGATTCATTCCGTTTGGCAGAGGAAAGCTCTCCTGTTGACTCTTTTATGGTACTTAAAGAGCAATTTGGTTGCACTTAATTGCTACCTTAAATTAACAGCTGCCTGAGCCTCGAGAGCTTACCATCAGGGCCAGAGTGGAGGAAGAGATGACAGTGGGCTTCCAGTGGGACTGAGTGGTCTCAAACATGACCAGCTTAGGGGAAAGCACCCATCCCCTCAGAATTCCCAGGTGGAAAGCAAAACTCTCCAAACCCATGATCTCAGTGGCTTGTCTGCACGGCTTTCCACAACCTGTCCTTCTTTGAGGAAGGTTGTTTAAATTCCTTCCCAACTCTTCCCAGAGGGTTTGAAAATCAAGAGGTTTTGAAATAACTGAGCCTCGTCTTCAACATCCATTCACTATGTATTTATTCAGTATCTACTCTCTGGCAGGCACTGGGCcaggcatgagagagagagagatggcagtgcATCACCAGAGAAGGGTGCTGCGCTTAGGAGGGCTGCGGTCTAGCTGGGATGGCAGACATCCTCAATCACTACGTGCACACTAAGTAGTCACTACCGGGGTGCCTGCGggactcggttggttaagtgtctgccttcggctcaggtcatgatcccagggtcctgggactgagccctgcagaggcaccctgctcagggggaacctgcttctccctctccctctgaccctcccccctgcttgtgctctctcactctctctctcaaacaaataaaatcttcaaaaataataataataataattagtcgTTATCTCAGTACTATAAATAAGAAGTACAAACTGCTTAGCAgggtgtcttagtccatttgagctcttgtaacaaaataccacagacttggtgacttagaaacaacagaaatctacttctcccagttctggaaaccGGATGTCCAAGATCAGGGGGCAGGTATGGTCAAGTCAGGGCCATCTTCAGAGGCACAGACTTCTCCTTGTATTCTCACAGGATCAAAGGGGCTAGGTAGatctctgggctctcttttctaagagcactaatcccattcataagggctccaccctcatgacctttTGCTGGAGTTTTCCAGGAAGAACCGTGAAGCCTAATGGAGACAAACCGATGGTCCCGCAGAGACCACAAGCCCCTCCTTCATGGCTCGGCTGTCTGGCTGGTACCATCCTGGGTGGAGGCTAAGCAAGTGGAATCTGGGGAGACACGATTCAGTCTAGTGATGTCGCAAGATTGTGCTTAGACATGGTGATTCTGAGAGAAGGATTTAAACAGTCCCCCTTCACTGTGGCTCCTCACACTCCTCACCACTCAGCCTGGCCACCCAAACTGCCACCCCAGGGTAGAACGCAGGCcctggaggagcagagaaggggcaGGACAGGGCGGTGCTCAGGAGACTGGCTCTGGTTTTGCAAAACTGCTCTCCTACTTGCTAGCTGTGCGCAGCTACTGGGCTGCTCTTGGCCTCATGCTCTGGGGGGATGATCATAGTGGCTCCTGCTGGCATGCTTGGGAAATCAAGTGACTTAATCCAGGTACAGTTTGTAAAACTGTCCTTCCAGTACTAAGTACTCAGTGAAAGACCAGACACACATGTACTCCCATGGTTGTGGCAGTATTGTTCACAAGAGCCAAGGAAACcagccaagtgtccatcaatggatgagtgaataaagatGTAGTAGAGAGCTACAATGGACTATGATTCAGCCAGGGAAAgtctgccatttacaacaacaagGAAGATCTTGAGGACATCGTGCTaagataagtcagacagacaaagacaaatactgtatggtagctctatttttaagactttatttacttatttagagacagaaagagagagagggagagaggagaaagagagagggagagaaaaaatctcaagcagattccacactgagcttggagcccaatgcagggcttcatctcagaaccctaagatcatggcctgagctgaaatcaagagttagaaccctaaccgactgagccacccaggtgcccctgaatggtACCCCTCTATGTggcatctaaaaacaaaaacaaaaacaaacctgtaaAAACAGAGTGAAGTTGTGATTACCAAGGGCTGGGGCGGGGAAATGGGAGAGGTGTTTTTGAAGGCACGTAGTGTACCTGAAGGATAAATAAGTCCCAGAGACCTAATACACAGTATGGTGATTACAGTCCACAATGGTATCAGAAACATTAAACTTGctgagagactagatcttaattgttctgaacacaagaagaaataagaattatgggggtgcctgggtggcttagtgggttaagcctctgcctttggctcaggtcatagtctcagggtcctgggatctagccccacgtcaggctctcaactcagcagggagcctgcttcccttcctctctctctgcctgcctctctgcctacttgtgatctcagtctgtcaaataaataaataaataaataaaatctttaaaaaaaaggaaataagaattatGTAACATGATAGAAGTGTTAGCTAACAGTACAATGTCAACTGTATTGCAATACAAAAGTATCAAGTCACCTTAAAGTGACACcatgttctctgtcaaataatacatctaaaaataaatagtagTTGTTCTAACACAATTCTGGACCCACAGGGCTGAGCATACAGTCTGGTTCATGACTGGCGGTCTATACAGAGTTGTTTAATATCATTTGATGttgacaccaccaccaccatcgtcGTCATCACTGAGCCCTTCCCATTCTAATTGTTTGGGAAGCATTTTGCAGACCCTTGATTTCTTGGCGTGTGCTGAAGGAAAAACTCTAAGTAGATACGTCCACCCAGTTTTTCTCAGAGACTCAGAACGTTCAGAAGCACATTTTGGTCTGGCGGTTGGATATGGACAGtggcaaagcaaaggagaaaggaagaatgaactGGGAGAAAAGGTTCTCCTGAGAACAAACGCCAAAATGTTTGATGTGTCAGGAATGGTCTACGTCCATATGACACCTTTTTATGTCTAGCTCAGCTAAGTCAGTTAATTAGTTTTACCTCAGGGATGAtggtccttcctttctccctacttctttccttcctttcttccctcttttcttttggttcttcgtcctttcttttcttctttctttccttccaaaggagaaagatcaagagttgaagagctgggcgcctgggtggctcagtggtttaagccgctgccttcggctcaggtcatgatctcagggtcctgggatcgagtcccgcatcgggctccctgctcggcagggagcctgcttccctctcactctctctgcctgcttctctgcctacttgtgatctctctctgtcaaataaataaataaaatctttaaaaaaaaaaaaaaagagttgaagagCTAAGAGATACACAATCAGGCCAATACCCAGACAAACCAGTAGACCAAACACCAATTGAACAAGCAATTCCCTAAAAGCCAGTTGGCTAAATTTCCCATCCAGCAATCATCATTCCCTGAATTCACCTAAACCCTGAGATAGAGCTGAAGATGGAAAAATAGAGACAAACAAACGCGACAAGGCCCTTGGAGAATGGAAGTAATCAAGCCTTGCTTAGAGAGTTGTTCAAAGACCGTGCCTACAGCTGACGGAGAAGTGCGGGGAGGGAGGTTGGGTTTTTTCAACAGACCCAAAGGGAAATGGGCATTGGAGGCTTTAAATAGGAAGgatgtagggacgcctgggtgcctctgtCATTTCAGCGGCtaccttcgcctcaggtcatgaccccagggtcctgggatagagtcccacatcgggctccttgctcagcagggagcccacctctccctctccctgcttgtgcgtgtgcacgtgcgcgctctctctctgacaaataaatcaaatcattaaggaaaataggaaggactataaatcaaaagaaaacctCAAGCAAGACCAGGAGACTGGACACACTCCCTCAGAACACTCTAAACATGGTGGGAAGACCAGCGCAAATAATTTAGACAAATCCCACGCATGGAATAGGAGGCAGACACCAACACAGAGATGGATTTTTTCTCCAGAATGAGTAGGGCACAGGGTCACAACCTCTACATGGGAGATTTTCTCCAACTGACTTTaaattctttcttccattctacACAAGTGGTATAAAGTGACCTAGGATCCTAACAACCCATAAACTAtggagattttcttctttttcctaatttccatgtttcctccttccccagaTAACACTATGTCTGTTATGTGACCCCTATCAATGGAGACATTCATGAAGCCTACTAGTTAAAAGTATGCGTTCAATGGAGTTCCTgactgactcagttggtgaagcatctcactcttggtttcaactcaggtcatgaactcagggtggtaggatcaagccctgtgttggactccacgctcagcagggtgTCTCCATCTAAACCTCCTCCCACCTAGTCATTCTCCATACAAATGGATCTCTAAAAAAAAGTGTGGATTCAAGAGAAAACCCGCTTATTCAAGTCACGTCAACCTTCTCTgatttaatttcctcatctatataaTGGGAATAAGATAATAAGAGCACCAAATTCATAGGATGGATGTGAGCATTCAATAAACAACTATTTAAATTTCTTagaacaggagcacctgggtggttcacttcGGTAAGCTTcccactcttgttttcagctcggACCATGACTTCATGGTTGAGAGATCGAGACCCacaatgggctctgtgctcagcgtggtgtctgctggggattctctccctccctcccctcctcccaccacccgcctgcttctccctttctctctgctgttccccctgcttaagCTCTCTGGCTCGTTCTCTGTTAAATGCATAaaatttacaaacaaaacaaaacaaaagaaaaaacagtccataactttttttaaattaattttattttattttttaaaaatttatttatttgacagagagagatcacaagtaggcagggaggcaggcagagagagaagaggaagcaggctccctgctgagcagagagctcgatgcctggctggatccaaggaccttgggaccatgatctgagctgaaggcagaggctttaacccactgagtcacccaggcaccccaatccatAACTTTCTGACAAGAGCTAAGGGTGTCAGACATTACACCAAACATGCAGATCACGATATCCCAGACCCTGAAGGGCACAGCCCTGCTACATGTCATCGAACATTAGTTTATGGGTTCTCCCAATCTCGCTGAATGTTTTTTCAGATAATGGAAAGCCCAGTGCCAAAAGAGCTGTCATGAAACGCATCTAGATGGTAAACATGCTTGGTCCTTGTACTGACTCCGTGAGTCTAGAGTAGGACCCAAGCAaatgtcatttctttaaaaaatccccacagggggcacttgggtggctcagtgggttaaggcttctgctttctgctggggtcatggtctcagggtcctgggatccaacactgcatccggctctctgctcagcagggagcctgcttccccctctctctgcctgcctctgcctacttgtgatctctcactgtcaaatgaacaaactctttaaaaaaaaaaaaaagacaaaaaaaaaagtccttcatgCTTTGCTGATTTGCACTGGGTTGGGTACAACTATTTAGTCTCTGCATTTCCAAACCCAGACTTCCCCTACAATGTTTGGGCTGCAGACACAGGAAGGCAttggaaactgagacagagaagaacagagaaattataaaaactcCCAGAGAAAACCGACTGCAGCGCGAGGCCAGATCCCAGGGTGGGTGGCTGTGGCGGCAGCTAGCCATCCGGGGCCCTGCCTGAGGGCCGCCCCCCTGCATGCTGCGCCCTTCACAGACCAGGTGCGTGCCTTCCAGGAGCAGGTGGACAAGCTGGAGCACCTGCAGGTGCACTTGGTTGCTTCAAAGCCATCCCACTCTTCACGCCTGACTCCTGTGGCCTCTCCGACCCAGCGCACGCGGAACGCCTGCAGGAGAAGGCGCAGGTGGCCCTCACGGAGCATGTGCGGGCCCAGTCCCCATCCCAGCCCCAGCACCTCGGGAGTCCGCTGCTGCAGCTCCCGGCCCCACGCGccctccaagcctccctcaacTCCCAGCTGTTCTTCATGCGCCTGGTGGGCAAGACGCCCTCCGAGACGCTGATCCGAGACATGCTGCTGTCAGCAAGTACCTTCAATTGGCCCTACGGCTCTGGCCAGTGACATCGCTTGCTGGACACACCACAGCTGGGTCAGCACACCTCAAGGGACACGGATGCTTCGGCCTCCCACGGGGCTCCCAAACGGAGGACCTTGGCTTCTCTCCTCAgactcctattttttaaaagactgtgaaacatttgtctcctctggttttttttttttttttaataagcacgATACCAAAGAGAGTGTCAGGCTCCAGCCTTGGCCTCCCCAGAACTCCTGGCCAGAATAGAGGGCCAGGGACTGAGGGGCCCATTCCTGGGACAGCCTGGAACTCAGCACCCCAAGCATGAACTTTTGGTGCCGGTGGGGTTGGCTTCCCTTGGGGAACGACCTGCCGTTTGGACTAGAGGGGCCAGTGTAGCAATGCGCCAGGCAGATTGTCTGGATCCGGAACCCACGTTGGACACTATATGATGAATGAATCAAAGTCAATAATAAAGATGTTTCCTAcctgagaacaaaaagaaaaccgGAACAAAAAACCTATCCCATAGAGAGTCAAGAAAAGCCAAGCTCTGGTTATACTACTTCTCTGTCCTTATTCTGTGCTTCAGTTACTCTACAGTCAATTTACTTTAAGTAAGCAAGTTTGCACAAATGGTTACcaacaaataataaatcaatTTATCAGGAAATTTTAAGGACACCTAATTGGGACATGGTtctgaaaagcattttatttccCTCTCATCATTTCAATGGCACTGCAGATTCTCTGGGCAAATAACTGTCCATTtgagaaaaaattatttctagttcAACAGTGTGACACACGTGGTCAGCAGCACCTGAAAGCTGTTCACAAATGTCACCGCGGACTGCCTCCGAGTCTTCAAAACTTatccatgtgtttatttatttctggaacCAACCACCACTGACTCCTACTACCTGTCAGACATGGCGCTAAGTGTTTTATTCATGTTAAATATCACTTCATCTTCACGATCATCTATGAAGTGGgattatcatcatccccatttctcCCATCAGGAAACTGAGACGTACAATGCTTTAGCAACACGGCTCATAAGAGGCAGAGCTAGGATCTGCTTGGGTCTGGACCCCATGTTTTCAGTCACTATGATTAGTTTCCAAGACCCTACAAAAAGTCCAAGTCTTCATCCCAAACCTTGATTTTCCCCATCCTACAGTCCCCACGTGGCCCCAGCTTCAAGGACGTTCTCTCAATTCCTTGAACAGTCCACATCCTTCTCGGCTCTAACTTAACACCTTCCCACATCTGCCTTGATTTCTTAGCCTCCTGGTCTCAGCTTAAAGATTACTCAGGAAATTACAAACTCTGATGCACCCTGTACTTCTCAGCACTCAATGCAAAACAGTAATGACGAATATCACAggtcattatttccttcctgtcttttcccGCCAGGTGGTGAGTCCCTCACACATCCTGTCAGTCCTATTTATCATGCATTCCAATCACTGATACACACAACCCACCCAAAAAGAAGGCCattccccctacacacacacacacacacacacacacacacacacacaccctgactgGCCTGATCTCGGTGCACGGTGGGGATCCTGACACCCCATAGTGGAATGTAACCTACTCAAGAAGGAGAACGGAACTTCTCCCTCATCAACACTACACTTACTGGCTTCAAGTCGGTCTTGTAGCAGGACTTGAGCCAAACAAGGCTGAACCTCATCTGCCTGGTTCGGCCGCATTTCCACTCTCGCTGTCTCCAGGCCGGGCACATAATTAGCAGCTCCGTAAATGAATCCCCGTTCTGGGCTCTTCACAGCTGTGAAATGAGGGGCTCACAAGCTGACAGCGACCTTTTGGCAAACCAGTGTATTCCTGAGACACAGGGCCACCTCCCAGCGAGGCCCCAGCCCCCGGGGACACAGGCCCTGACACCAGGCCCTACAGGTACCTCCGTGCAGAGAAGCATCTTCCCAAGGGCCGctcactccctcctcctctgtgtcGACCTTGAGGAGGAAGTACGGGAGGTGAAAGAGGGCGTCGTCATCCAGTGGCCATGGGTCTGGAGGTTCTGAGGTGCTGCGCCCACAGGGCCAAGGAAGCAGGATCCAGAGGTGCCAGGCAAGGCTCACAGAAGGCTGCAAAATGGCAGTTGGTCTCAGTGACCCGCCCACGTCAGCTATCCTTCCCGCTCATTGGTGCTATGCCCTGACGCTGATTGGACAATTTCCCCGCTCCCTCGGCCTTCGGAAAGCATCATTGGACAGCTCTTTGGGCCCCGCCCACACAACCCTGGGCGCACACGCTCTCTCCTTTCCCATTCCCACCTGGTAGGCCCTCAGTCCCACCACCGTCCTCcttctctgctgctgctgttttctgAGTTTGGCCTCTCTGAGTTCATCACAAGCTTTAGATGGTTGGAGTCAGTACAAAACCCAGCTTTCCCCCATGGAATTTCTTTAGCACCCTTTTCAAAACTCAGATGCGCATATTTGTGGGgactatttctgggttctttgctctgttctgttctatgtgtctgtcctGCTGCAAATACCACACAGTCTTCCTGATTATAACTACTAATAAATTCTGAAACTCCGTAGACTGTGTTCCCACGttagtattattttcaaaattctttttgaaaCTACTCTAAttcctttgtctttcattttagaatattttagaatattttttactaTCTCTGCAAAAACGAATGAAGCTGacaggattttgataggaatggcattaaatcTCTCCAGCAATCTGGAACAAATGACATCTTTACAACGCTTAGTCTTCCAAATTACGAACACGgtgtatctctccatttatttatatctttcattTGCTATATCAGTGCTAAATAGCTTTCAGCATGTGATGCCAGGACAGGTAGTGCTAGATTTATCCCGTAGTAATTTCTTTAAACGAGTAATTGTGAATGTGTGTTTGATTGTGGAGCCTACATATTCATCGCTAACATAGAGCAATACAATTTACCTTTACATGTTTATCCTGTATACTGTTTCACAGTGAAATTCCATTAATAGTTCTAAGAAGAATTGTCATACCCTCTTGTGGCATAAGGCCTGAAATTCAGATTCCGTATTAAGGGCTGTCTTGACACCTGCAAGATCAAGGAGCGACTCAAATGGCATCATGCatgttctcctctccctcttccctcacaGGGGAGGTCTCTTAACCAAAAACTCTTCTCATCACAGGCACTAGACATCGTGCCTATTGGTTTTGGGGGAGCAGCGTTCAGTTCCCTAGAAACCCACTGAATTCCTCAAGCAAGGCACTCACACCCTCCCATGGGAACCAGGACTTGCCACACCCTCTTGTTTCAAGCACGTCTTGCCTTCCAAGGCCTGCTGGTTCTCTCAGTTCTCAAGTGTGATCTCTGTGCAGTCCTGCGTGGTGTGTGGTATCCTCCTGCCCTGAAGTGTGAGTATATGTGACTAGTAAACTGTTGTCAATCACATGTGTCGGGTGTCAGGGGATCCCCACAAGTCTGGAgcaggaatctctctctctcctcagaaGGTGATTAGAAGAAGTGGTATCACAAACACGATGTCCCTATGTTAAATGAGGACACGGAGGTCAGCTTGACCTACTCCTTCACTAACTAACTGCCTTCAGAGGTGAGAATTCATGAACTGAGAGGGAACTGGCCATCGCTGGCCAGCTTGTGTGTTGGCTCGTGTTCTGCATGTTCTGTTATCTCACACGGAGGTCGCCATCCATTTCCAACTATgtcccatccttgccaacaagGTGAGAATGAATGAGAATTGACTGTATCTAGGAGGGAGGTGTCACCTATGTGACCTGCATGTGGCCTGTATTGGTCTCCAAGGCTCCCCCCTGAGGTTGGCAACCGAAGGACATGCTGCCTGGTGTGCTTGAGTTCCAGGGACTGGGTGTTGGGCCAGTGCTTGATGCTGACGTCCAGATCCTATGGGGGAAAGCACACCCCAAGCACAGTCCTGGGGGTGACCCTCTGTGTTGTGGGTGCAAAGGAGGGAGGCCCCAACCCCAGGGAAATGTAAGAATGGCTCCCTGGCTGCCTCGAGTCACTGTGGTTCAGGCAATGGGAGTGGCCTTGCCCGGCTCCCGAGCTGCCGCTCCTCTCCCGGTTACCATGTGTCTTCCTGAACCCTCAGGGTTTTGAGGAGCGCATCCATGGTAGTCCAGGGCCCACAAGCTGATGAAAAACAGAAGAGTGGAGGGGGGCGTTTGGTGTTCCACTTCTCTCCTAGTGCCAAACCCCTCCCCAGCACACTTGCCTTTCTCGTAGTGTTGTTGGTCCCCAGCTCGTCGATAGACTCCTCTTGTGATCCAGGGGCTTGAGGCTCTGACTCTGGCCATGGGCAGAAGGATTTTGCTGGCTGTGGACTCCAACACTGGGGAGATGGACTGGCATTCCCACAGGAAGAGGACAGCCATCTGTGGGCTGACCTACGCAGTCCCCTTCCCCATAAACACCCAGAGCGTGTGCACCCTGAGTGATTAGATGGGGACAGAAACAAAAACTCGTGACTTGACATGGCTAGAAATGAAAACCTATCCTGAGGGAGTCTGTAGAGGGGGAAAAGGCGGCAGGGCAAACAGTCCACACTGAGAGAAGGTAGGGCTGTAGCAGAAGATGGTTTTGCTTCATCAGCAAAT is a window of Meles meles chromosome 21, mMelMel3.1 paternal haplotype, whole genome shotgun sequence DNA encoding:
- the LOC123933383 gene encoding uncharacterized protein LOC123933383, with product MLDFQLGQISTYVELVGWGGQVLPPVFSFLSSTPPLLGLVSSWIYMWGGRVSFSLAPLSRFFLPESLKSASSALELLSWRWLYGFKWHKSRVRASSPWITRGVYRRAGDQQHYEKGVKTALNTESEFQALCHKRPSVSLAWHLWILLPWPCGRSTSEPPDPWPLDDDALFHLPYFLLKVDTEEEGVSGPWEDASLHGAVKSPERGFIYGAANYVPGLETARVEMRPNQADEVQPCLAQVLLQDRLEASVC